DNA from Salinibacterium sp. dk2585:
ACCGCAGGGATCATGGGCACCTTCAGTGCCTTCTTCTCGCACCACATCTCGACCATGGAGGGCGGCGTCATCCTCACGGACGACGAACAGCTCTACCAGGAACTCACCTCGCTCCGCGCCCATGGGTGGACCCGGGAACTGCCAGAGAAGAACTTCGTGCACGACAAGACGGGGGATCGCTTCGACGACCTCTTCCGTTTCGTGCTGCCGGGCTATAACGTGCGCCCCCTCGAGATGTCAGGTGCGCTCGGCATCGAGCAGATCAAGAAGGTGCCGTCGCTCGTCGAGGGTCGTCGCCACAACGCCGCATACTTCACGTCGAAGTTCGCCGGTCTCGACACCGTGCGCCTGCAGCGGGAGACAGGCGAGAGCAGCTGGTTCGGCTTCTCCCTCGTGCTGGAGGGTTCCCTCGCGGGACGCAGGGCCGAGGTTGCCCGCGCGCTCGAGGCGGCGGGGGTGGAGGCTCGTCCGATCGTCGCAGGCAACTTCGCACGAAATCCCGTCATGCGCTACCTCGACGCCGTCGTGCCCGACGAGCTGCCCGCGGCAGACAAGGTGCACGTCGACGGCCTCTTCGTGGGCAACCACCACTATCCGGTCGAGCCGGGAATCGATCTCGTCTTCGAGACCCTCTCCGCACTCTCCTGAGCGCCGGCTCCTCCAGGAGTCGGATGCTGCGGCTCAGCCCTGTCGAAGCGCCTTTCTGAACGACTCAAGGGTCTGCTCCGCGACCTTCTCCCACGAGAACTGCGCCGACCGCGCCAGGCCGAGTCGCGTCAGTTCCTGCTGGCGCTCGGGCTGAGAGGCCAGGCTCCGCACCGCCCGCGCCAGGTCGGCGGGGTCTCCCGCGGTGAAGTAATCGGCGGCATCCGCTCCCACCTCCCGAAACACCTCGGTGTCGGCGAGAATCACTGGCAGGCCGATTCCCATGGCCTCGAGGGTGGGGAGCGAGAACCCCGTGGCGAGCGTCGAGTCTATGAGCGCCGTCGCTGTGGCGAAGAGTTCAGAGAGCTCCTCGGTCGGCACCCACGACTTGAGTTCGACCCAGCGTTCCAGGCCGAGTTCGCGCACGAGCGGGATGAGTGGGTCGTCTCCGTGGCTCCCCGTGATGACGAGGCGAGGTCGCTCGTCCTCCGGAATCTCCGCCCACGCCCGCACCACGGTTGCGAAGTCTTTGTAGGGGCTGCGCTGGCCGATGGCGAGAAAGAGGTTCGATGCCCGGCTGAGGCCGACGCTCACGGAGGGGTCTGGTGCGCGCCCCGCGAGAGGGATGACATCGATCCGGTCGTCATCGAAGCGCAGATAGCGACGGATGGCGCTCGCAGAGTACTCGCTGATCGTGATGAGCCGCGAGGCTGCGGCGGCACCCCGCTTCTCCATCCACTTCACGGGCTCGGTGAAGAGCTTCGTCTGCATGAGTTCGGGATGCGAGAAGTACAGCAGGTCGTGCACAGAGATGACGAGCGGCGCGGGCGGACGGAGCGGCCCGAACATCGCGGGGCCGTGGATGAGGTCGGCGCCCGCTCGCTGAGCGGCCCGCGCGACGCTGAACAGTTCGCCGAAGGCCCAGGTGAGGCGGTTCTCGCCGCTGATGCCCGAGTCGATGACCTCACCAGGGAACCACGAGTAATCGCGTTCCATGAGTTCGGTGCTCGCGTAGCCCACGAAACTGAACTCGCCCGGCCGCTCGCCGAGCCTGCGGTAGAGCTCACGAGCATAGATCTCGATACCGCCCTTCGTGCCGGTCGACTGCAGGAGGTTCACGAACACGAGAGGCATGCGCCCATGCTAGCGAGCGTGCTGGCGCCGCTAGGCTCGACGGCGTGACGACCATCTCCGTGGCTCTTGCGACCTACAACGGCGAGCGTTTCGTCGCTGAGCAGGTGGAGAGCATCCTTGCCCAGTCGCGGCGCCCCGACGAGTTGCTCGTTGCCGACGACGGGTCGACCGATGCGACGCTCGACATCATCCGCGCCACCCACGAGGCCGCGGGAAGCGGGGTGAGGCTCCGCGTCCTCGACCCCGGCGGGCGCCTCGGCGTGACGAAGAACTTCGAGCGCGCCGTCAGCGCCTGCGAGGGCGACCTCATCGTGCTCAGCGATCAGGATGACGTTTGGCATCCGGATCGGCTCGAGAGGGCCGCAACCTCATTCGAGGCCCGGCCCGGTCTCCTGCTGCAGCATTCGGATGCCCGCCTTGTCGACGCCGACGGCCGACCCCTCGATGTGGGACTGCTCGAAGCGCTCCGGGTGTCGGCTGCCGAACGACAGGCGATCCACAGGGGAGAGGCGTTTTCGGCGTATCTCCGCCGCAATCTGGTGACGGGGGCGACAGTCGCGTTTCGCGCGTCGCTGCTGCAGCACGCCATGCCGTTTC
Protein-coding regions in this window:
- a CDS encoding glycosyltransferase family 1 protein: MPLVFVNLLQSTGTKGGIEIYARELYRRLGERPGEFSFVGYASTELMERDYSWFPGEVIDSGISGENRLTWAFGELFSVARAAQRAGADLIHGPAMFGPLRPPAPLVISVHDLLYFSHPELMQTKLFTEPVKWMEKRGAAAASRLITISEYSASAIRRYLRFDDDRIDVIPLAGRAPDPSVSVGLSRASNLFLAIGQRSPYKDFATVVRAWAEIPEDERPRLVITGSHGDDPLIPLVRELGLERWVELKSWVPTEELSELFATATALIDSTLATGFSLPTLEAMGIGLPVILADTEVFREVGADAADYFTAGDPADLARAVRSLASQPERQQELTRLGLARSAQFSWEKVAEQTLESFRKALRQG
- a CDS encoding glycosyltransferase family 2 protein, whose amino-acid sequence is MTTISVALATYNGERFVAEQVESILAQSRRPDELLVADDGSTDATLDIIRATHEAAGSGVRLRVLDPGGRLGVTKNFERAVSACEGDLIVLSDQDDVWHPDRLERAATSFEARPGLLLQHSDARLVDADGRPLDVGLLEALRVSAAERQAIHRGEAFSAYLRRNLVTGATVAFRASLLQHAMPFPSSWVHDEWLAAIAASTGEVELIEEPLIDYRQHGANQIGATKPTLRYRISRMLEERGDRYERLATRAEALADRLAQLPVPDRMLAAARDRARFDRVRATLPKRRLARLGTVLDEHRAGSYRRLSSQGTLDVFRDILQPARDGMKP
- a CDS encoding DegT/DnrJ/EryC1/StrS aminotransferase family protein, with translation MTEASQGFPLATSSWDEAEYAAIQRVVDSGRFTMGPLVKQFEAEFAAHFGAGFGVMVNSGSSANLLAVAAAVLDPRIDLNPGDEVLVPAVSWATTYYPLHQYGLIPRFVDIDIDTLNLDLDLAEAAIGPKTKAIFAVNLLGNPNDFTRLAAMAEKHGLVLLEDNCESLGARHAGTWAGTAGIMGTFSAFFSHHISTMEGGVILTDDEQLYQELTSLRAHGWTRELPEKNFVHDKTGDRFDDLFRFVLPGYNVRPLEMSGALGIEQIKKVPSLVEGRRHNAAYFTSKFAGLDTVRLQRETGESSWFGFSLVLEGSLAGRRAEVARALEAAGVEARPIVAGNFARNPVMRYLDAVVPDELPAADKVHVDGLFVGNHHYPVEPGIDLVFETLSALS